The Orrella daihaiensis genome contains the following window.
AAAAAGCCCTCTGGGCGCAACCCTGGCGCGTCTAACCGTTGAGCCGACCGGCGCCATGCTTGAGCAACCCGATGCGCCCTTGCAACGGGCTGATTCTGGTGATGATCTGCTCGCCCGGGTACTTGGTGCCACCGTGCCGCTTGATGTCCTGCAGGACTGGGCTGATGGGCGCGTCATCGCGGATAACAAAGTGACTGACGTCGAGCGCGATCAGCTGGGTCGAATCGTTTCGTTTAGGCAGTCTGGTTGGCAGGTAGATTTTGATCAGTATGGTGATTCGGGTCCTGCGCGCGTGACGGCGCATGGCAAACAGCTCGGTCGCAGCGTAACGCTCAGGTTGGTCGCGCAGCAGCCGAGCTAGACGAGGTAACCCCTAGATGACGCTTTATGATCTGCCCGCGCCGGCCAAGCTGAATTTGTTTCTGCATGTTGTTGGTCGCCGTTCAGACGGATATCATCTGCTCGAATCAGTGTT
Protein-coding sequences here:
- a CDS encoding outer membrane lipoprotein LolB, encoding MSIARGLLVITLALSVASCAAPVLKPEQSLVLKEREGKFSVLTETSNDERESVQGSFVWRRLVSGWQLDLKSPLGATLARLTVEPTGAMLEQPDAPLQRADSGDDLLARVLGATVPLDVLQDWADGRVIADNKVTDVERDQLGRIVSFRQSGWQVDFDQYGDSGPARVTAHGKQLGRSVTLRLVAQQPS